Proteins from a single region of bacterium CG_4_10_14_0_2_um_filter_33_32:
- a CDS encoding membrane protein insertion efficiency factor YidD, with protein sequence MVKKLFVGVIKIYQRIISPDHSFFSRFFPNGYCRFVPSCSQYAIDAIDKYGALKGSVLGFYRINRCNPWSRGGFDKIDNATSKHFFYGLALILLYILTLSVLLLVFANLY encoded by the coding sequence ATGGTTAAAAAGTTATTTGTAGGTGTAATAAAAATCTATCAAAGGATAATATCGCCGGATCATAGTTTTTTTTCGAGATTTTTCCCCAATGGCTATTGTCGTTTTGTGCCAAGTTGTTCCCAATATGCTATTGATGCTATTGATAAATACGGGGCTTTAAAAGGAAGTGTTTTAGGTTTTTATCGAATAAACAGGTGTAATCCATGGTCAAGAGGCGGATTTGACAAGATAGACAACGCAACATCAAAACATTTTTTTTACGGTCTAGCTTTAATCTTGCTTTACATTTTGACACTTTCTGTATTATTATTAGTTTTTGCTAATTTATATTAA
- the rnpA gene encoding ribonuclease P protein component, giving the protein MLSQENRLKKEKDFQRVYKGGKINSPFFSLRYQHSKLKKIRVGVVVGRKVSAKSVERNQLKRRIRELVREILPDIKNNLDIVLTANPSSKALNFQDMRQEIANLFKRAGLTNG; this is encoded by the coding sequence ATGCTTTCTCAAGAAAACAGACTCAAAAAAGAAAAAGATTTTCAGAGGGTTTATAAGGGGGGTAAAATAAATAGTCCATTTTTTTCTTTAAGGTACCAGCACAGTAAATTAAAAAAGATTAGGGTAGGTGTTGTAGTCGGCCGTAAAGTTTCTGCTAAAAGTGTAGAAAGAAATCAGCTTAAAAGAAGAATCAGGGAACTTGTAAGAGAAATATTGCCGGATATTAAAAATAATTTAGATATTGTTCTAACTGCAAATCCTTCTAGTAAAGCATTAAATTTTCAGGACATGAGGCAGGAAATTGCAAATTTATTCAAAAGAGCAGGCTTAACCAATGGTTAA
- a CDS encoding 50S ribosomal protein L34 produces the protein MPKKTYQPKTRKAKKDHGFRKRMSTTSGRNVLKRRRQKKRVKLSA, from the coding sequence ATGCCAAAAAAGACCTATCAGCCAAAAACAAGAAAAGCAAAGAAAGACCACGGTTTTAGAAAGCGAATGTCTACTACATCCGGTAGAAATGTTTTAAAAAGAAGAAGACAGAAAAAAAGAGTTAAGTTGTCGGCATAA